The following are from one region of the Kineosporia sp. NBRC 101731 genome:
- a CDS encoding flavodoxin domain-containing protein, translating to MKALLVYESMFGNTESVARAVAAGLGTVMHTDIHTVASAPLVLPDDVDLLVVGAPHGLDSCRDLALTQAHRAGIAARSTGIGVCEWLQRLQPADIAAVAFGTCVYTQMSDGTDPVSHRLHHLGMRVMRHESFYTRDTLGPLEGHELEHARLWAQRLATEVAGTLASA from the coding sequence ATGAAGGCACTGCTGGTGTACGAATCCATGTTCGGCAACACCGAGTCCGTGGCCCGCGCGGTCGCGGCCGGGCTCGGCACCGTCATGCACACCGACATCCACACGGTGGCGAGCGCGCCCCTGGTCCTGCCGGACGACGTGGACCTGCTCGTGGTCGGCGCCCCTCACGGTCTGGACTCCTGCCGGGACCTGGCCCTGACGCAGGCCCACCGCGCCGGGATTGCCGCGCGCTCCACGGGTATCGGCGTGTGCGAGTGGCTGCAGCGCCTGCAGCCCGCCGACATCGCGGCGGTCGCGTTCGGCACGTGCGTGTACACCCAGATGTCGGACGGGACCGATCCGGTCAGCCACCGTCTGCACCACCTGGGCATGCGGGTGATGCGGCACGAGTCGTTCTACACCCGGGACACGCTGGGCCCGCTGGAGGGCCACGAGCTGGAGCACGCCCGGCTGTGGGCGCAGCGCCTGGCCACCGAGGTGGCGGGCACCCTGGCCTCGGCCTGA
- a CDS encoding ABC transporter permease, which translates to MLRYTLKRLAIMPLLLWGIVTIAFFLSHSISSNPLASIVGTRNLGNADVVAAATQRWGLDKSLLQQYLIYIGNLLHGDLGTSFRTKEPVASDLSSRLPATLELALFALIIAVVLGIVLGVVAARNNGRVLDGGLRTLALVGSSTPVFWVALLLLFVFYARLGIAAGPGRLSSRVDPPPYVTGMYTLDSLLAGNLPLFTDALSHLILPSIVMALPLLGTIIRMVRAQVLEEQSSDFVRTARAKGMTPSQVMNRHVVKNAITPVITVVGISVGMLIMGAVMVETIFTWNGIGTYAVEASRSLDFPAITGVCLVGGVIFLVSNLVTDIAYAIIDPRVRL; encoded by the coding sequence ATGCTCCGATACACACTCAAGCGACTGGCGATCATGCCGCTCCTGCTCTGGGGAATCGTCACGATCGCGTTCTTCCTGTCGCACTCGATCTCCAGCAACCCGCTCGCCTCGATCGTGGGCACCCGCAACCTCGGCAACGCCGACGTGGTGGCGGCCGCGACCCAGCGCTGGGGCCTGGACAAGAGCCTGCTCCAGCAGTACCTCATCTACATCGGGAACCTGCTGCACGGTGACCTGGGCACCTCGTTCCGCACCAAGGAGCCGGTGGCCTCCGACCTGTCGAGCCGGCTGCCCGCCACGCTCGAACTCGCGCTGTTCGCCCTGATCATCGCCGTCGTCCTGGGCATCGTGCTCGGCGTCGTCGCCGCCCGCAACAACGGGCGGGTGCTGGACGGCGGCCTGCGGACCCTGGCCCTGGTCGGCTCCTCGACCCCGGTCTTCTGGGTGGCCCTGCTCCTGCTGTTCGTGTTCTACGCCCGGCTCGGCATCGCGGCGGGCCCGGGACGGCTGTCCTCGCGGGTCGACCCGCCGCCGTACGTCACCGGCATGTACACCCTCGACTCCCTGCTGGCGGGCAACCTTCCGCTGTTCACCGACGCTCTCAGCCACCTGATCCTGCCCTCCATCGTGATGGCCCTGCCGTTGCTGGGCACGATCATCCGGATGGTGCGGGCCCAGGTGCTGGAGGAACAGAGCTCCGACTTCGTGCGCACCGCCCGGGCCAAGGGCATGACCCCCTCACAGGTGATGAACCGGCACGTGGTGAAGAACGCGATCACCCCCGTCATCACCGTCGTCGGCATCTCGGTGGGCATGCTCATCATGGGCGCCGTCATGGTCGAGACGATCTTCACCTGGAACGGCATCGGCACCTACGCGGTCGAGGCGTCCCGGTCGCTGGACTTCCCCGCCATCACCGGCGTCTGCCTGGTCGGCGGAGTGATCTTCCTGGTCTCGAACCTGGTGACCGACATCGCCTACGCGATCATCGACCCCCGAGTGAGGCTCTGA
- a CDS encoding ABC transporter substrate-binding protein, with protein MQHKTLLARPLARRGRRTLGAAAAALALAALAACSAPAASSSGGDSGEIILGRSMDVSTLDPERSLCDSCQIYNAAVYDTLLAATTADGDLQPLLAQTWEANDDNTEFTFHLDPAAVFSDGSPVEAKDVKWSFERLANLKGDPSYFMAGVKTVAAPDAATVVVTTQAPNSAFFNVVTAGYTGIINSDVAIENGATADKDAAKTDKAEQWFLKNSAGAGQYVLTSYEEGSQLVLSENENYWGDDKPNFKKVVIKDVPDASTQLQQLQQGDIDVAMQLSFDTLDQVEGDESLTSEVVPTYNYVYLGISPGAADAPKALDDQRVREALRKAIDYDTVIDATVAGKGSKQASAIPNGFEGSDGLEVPDYDPEGAKALLAEAGVSNLKLEATYPTFTIYGVNFSTMFQSIQQSMKKAGIELTLNPLDYTAWGTKFGAGELPLTAVYFAPDHPDAVQYFQYFSLAKDASWLGYSGMTENTKETKGVAKALTQTGDARTATYSELGQDMIDDAIILPVVNPQVILASGSNVSGNNYHVTRNIDLRQLKFTD; from the coding sequence ATGCAACACAAGACCCTGTTAGCCCGCCCGCTCGCTCGACGCGGGCGCCGCACGCTGGGCGCGGCCGCGGCGGCCCTGGCGCTGGCGGCCCTCGCGGCCTGCTCGGCCCCGGCAGCCTCCTCCTCGGGCGGCGACTCCGGGGAGATCATCCTCGGACGCTCCATGGACGTCTCGACACTCGACCCGGAGCGCTCGCTGTGCGACTCCTGCCAGATCTACAACGCCGCGGTGTACGACACCCTGCTCGCAGCGACCACGGCCGACGGTGACCTGCAGCCCCTGCTGGCCCAGACGTGGGAGGCGAACGACGACAACACCGAGTTCACCTTCCACCTCGACCCCGCCGCCGTGTTCTCCGACGGCTCGCCGGTGGAGGCCAAAGACGTGAAGTGGTCGTTCGAGCGCCTGGCCAACCTCAAGGGTGACCCGAGCTACTTCATGGCCGGTGTGAAGACGGTCGCGGCCCCCGACGCGGCGACCGTGGTGGTGACGACGCAGGCCCCGAACTCGGCGTTCTTCAACGTCGTGACGGCCGGCTACACGGGCATCATCAACTCGGACGTGGCGATCGAGAACGGTGCCACGGCCGATAAGGACGCCGCCAAGACCGACAAGGCCGAGCAGTGGTTCCTGAAGAACTCCGCCGGGGCCGGCCAGTACGTGCTGACCTCCTACGAAGAGGGCTCCCAGCTCGTCCTCAGTGAGAACGAGAACTACTGGGGTGACGACAAACCCAACTTCAAGAAGGTCGTCATCAAGGATGTCCCGGACGCCTCGACCCAGCTGCAGCAGCTCCAGCAGGGCGACATCGACGTGGCCATGCAGCTGAGCTTCGACACCCTCGACCAGGTCGAGGGCGACGAGAGTCTCACCTCCGAGGTCGTTCCCACCTACAACTACGTCTACCTGGGGATCAGCCCGGGCGCGGCCGACGCGCCCAAGGCCCTGGACGACCAGCGCGTGCGTGAGGCCCTGCGCAAGGCCATCGACTACGACACCGTCATCGACGCGACCGTGGCCGGCAAGGGTTCCAAGCAGGCTTCGGCCATCCCCAACGGTTTCGAGGGCTCGGACGGTCTGGAGGTGCCCGACTACGACCCCGAGGGCGCCAAGGCGCTGCTGGCCGAGGCCGGGGTGTCGAACCTCAAGCTCGAGGCCACCTACCCGACGTTCACCATCTACGGCGTCAACTTCAGCACCATGTTCCAGTCGATCCAGCAGAGCATGAAGAAGGCCGGGATCGAGCTGACGCTCAACCCGCTCGACTACACCGCCTGGGGCACCAAGTTCGGTGCGGGCGAACTGCCGCTCACCGCGGTCTACTTCGCGCCCGACCACCCCGACGCGGTGCAGTACTTCCAGTACTTCTCACTGGCCAAGGACGCCTCCTGGCTGGGTTACTCGGGGATGACCGAGAACACCAAGGAGACCAAGGGCGTGGCGAAAGCGCTCACCCAGACCGGTGACGCCCGCACGGCCACCTACTCCGAACTCGGCCAGGACATGATCGACGACGCGATCATCCTGCCGGTCGTCAACCCGCAGGTGATCCTGGCCAGCGGCAGCAACGTGAGCGGGAACAACTACCACGTCACCCGCAACATCGACCTGCGCCAGCTGAAGTTCACCGACTGA
- a CDS encoding class II aldolase/adducin family protein: protein MDPREKLAATCRDVAARGVAVGGAGNISVRLDDRVLITRGGLRFEVATAEDICVVGLDGQLLEGERPSSETGLHLGIYRRCGDTAIVHTHGKAAVAVGLVAQEIPLIHYNLLRLGGRVPTVAYFTFGSQELADAVGEVVGNGARAALMRNHGSVACGSSLDEAVEHAEMTEWLCEIYLAARPFGELALLTPGDLDDVLTQARRLSYGQN from the coding sequence ATGGACCCGCGGGAGAAGCTGGCGGCCACCTGCCGTGACGTGGCCGCGCGGGGTGTGGCCGTGGGCGGCGCGGGCAACATCAGTGTCCGCCTCGACGACCGGGTCCTGATCACCCGGGGCGGCCTGCGGTTCGAGGTCGCCACGGCCGAGGACATCTGCGTGGTCGGGCTCGACGGGCAGCTGCTCGAGGGCGAGCGGCCCTCGTCGGAGACCGGTCTGCACCTGGGCATCTACCGGCGCTGCGGTGACACCGCGATCGTGCACACCCACGGGAAGGCCGCCGTGGCCGTGGGTCTGGTCGCGCAGGAGATCCCGCTCATCCACTACAACCTCCTGCGGCTGGGCGGCCGGGTGCCCACCGTCGCCTACTTCACCTTCGGGTCGCAGGAGCTGGCGGACGCGGTCGGCGAGGTGGTCGGCAACGGCGCCCGGGCGGCCCTGATGCGCAACCACGGATCGGTGGCCTGCGGCAGCTCGCTGGACGAGGCCGTGGAGCACGCCGAGATGACCGAGTGGCTCTGCGAGATCTACCTGGCGGCGCGGCCGTTCGGTGAGCTCGCGCTGCTGACCCCCGGCGACCTGGACGACGTCCTGACCCAGGCCCGCCGCCTGTCCTACGGGCAGAACTGA
- a CDS encoding aminotransferase class III-fold pyridoxal phosphate-dependent enzyme, producing MTGFLRPESLPLDQQLRTRAQQVLPGGVYGHMKADHTLPPSWPQFWERSQGPYGWDVDGNRYIDLMCAWGPMVLGYQDPVVEAAAAEQAARGDTISGPSARMVEFAELLTSVIPFADWAMFGKNGNDATSTAIRVARSATGKAKFLKATPAYHGANDWFTPNTTGVPAGERANIGYFAYNDVASLEASVAQHDGEIAAIILAPFQHDSLVPQQLVDPAFARRARELATAQGAALIIDEVRSGLRLDLRGAWESIGVRPDLTAYSKAIANGHPIAAVVGNDSLREGASKIFVTGSFWYSAVPMAAGIATVKRALELDLPTVLKASGERFKQGIEAQGAAAGLPLSITGPVQMPHLSFADDPELKKVFAFTDAAVRRGVLLHPWHNMFLAAAHTDEVVDEALARIEGAFEELAGLGL from the coding sequence ATGACCGGCTTCCTGCGCCCGGAGAGTCTTCCCCTCGACCAGCAGCTGCGCACCCGCGCCCAGCAGGTGCTGCCCGGCGGTGTGTACGGGCACATGAAGGCCGACCACACCCTGCCGCCGTCGTGGCCGCAGTTCTGGGAGCGTTCGCAGGGCCCGTACGGCTGGGACGTGGACGGCAACCGGTACATCGACCTGATGTGTGCCTGGGGTCCGATGGTGCTGGGTTACCAGGACCCGGTGGTCGAGGCCGCGGCCGCCGAGCAGGCGGCGCGGGGCGACACGATCAGCGGCCCGAGCGCCCGCATGGTCGAGTTCGCCGAGCTGCTCACCTCGGTCATCCCCTTCGCGGACTGGGCGATGTTCGGCAAGAACGGCAACGACGCGACGTCCACCGCGATCCGGGTGGCCCGCTCGGCCACCGGCAAGGCCAAGTTCCTCAAGGCGACCCCGGCCTACCACGGCGCCAACGACTGGTTCACCCCGAACACGACCGGCGTGCCGGCGGGGGAGCGGGCCAACATCGGGTACTTCGCCTACAACGACGTCGCCTCGCTGGAGGCGTCGGTGGCCCAGCACGACGGGGAGATCGCCGCGATCATCCTCGCGCCGTTCCAGCACGACTCGCTGGTGCCGCAGCAGCTGGTCGACCCGGCCTTCGCCCGCCGGGCCCGCGAGCTCGCCACGGCCCAGGGCGCCGCGCTGATCATCGACGAGGTCCGCAGCGGCCTGCGCCTGGATCTGCGCGGGGCCTGGGAGTCCATCGGCGTGCGACCGGACCTGACGGCGTACTCCAAGGCCATCGCCAACGGGCACCCGATCGCCGCGGTGGTCGGCAACGACTCGCTGCGCGAGGGTGCCTCGAAGATCTTCGTGACCGGCAGCTTCTGGTACTCCGCGGTGCCGATGGCGGCCGGGATCGCCACGGTGAAGCGGGCGCTCGAGCTCGACCTGCCCACGGTGCTGAAGGCCTCCGGCGAGCGGTTCAAGCAGGGCATCGAGGCGCAGGGCGCCGCGGCCGGCCTGCCGCTGTCGATCACCGGGCCGGTGCAGATGCCGCACCTGAGCTTCGCCGACGACCCGGAGCTGAAGAAGGTCTTCGCCTTCACCGACGCGGCGGTGCGGCGCGGGGTGCTGCTGCACCCGTGGCACAACATGTTCCTGGCCGCCGCGCACACCGACGAGGTCGTGGACGAGGCGCTCGCGCGCATCGAAGGGGCCTTCGAGGAGCTGGCCGGGCTGGGGCTGTGA
- a CDS encoding peptide chain release factor 3 produces the protein MRADTQTPGQTADVTPAQVLAEAGRRRTIAVISHPDAGKSTLTEALALHSNALREAGHVHGKAGHAGVVSDWQDMEKQRGISISSAVLQLSHRDQVVNVVDTPGHADFSEDTYRALTAVDAVIMLIDAARGMEVQTRKLFAVCKERGLPVITVVNKWDRPGREALELLDEVESVTGLKPTPMTWPVGIAGDFRGLLERGTDAYVKYTKAPGGATRALEDRMDAQQAAEVEGVAWQQSVEEHELLSATGADHDEEEFLAFRTTPVYFTAAVANVGVGQVLDAIVDVAPAPHDQLDVAGRSQALTSNFSAQVFKTQTGMNPAHRDRLAFARVQTGVFHRGMTVRDNRSGRPMVLKHVQTVFGADRSTVDVAWPGDVIGLVNARHVNVGDTLSEAGKIAYPPLPVFAPEHFRTVRPADLSFGKQFRQGLRELDAEGVVRVLTSDSRGDGEPVLSAVGVLQFDVVQHRMTHEYRSAVVFGELPFSTARIIDPADAQVVRGHRGTEVVSNAEGRFFALFTDEWRVRSFERDNPGVKLQELVVTSN, from the coding sequence GTGAGAGCCGATACACAGACCCCGGGACAGACGGCCGACGTCACCCCCGCACAGGTGCTGGCCGAGGCCGGCCGCCGTCGCACCATCGCCGTCATCAGTCACCCCGACGCCGGTAAGTCCACGCTGACCGAGGCGCTGGCGCTGCACTCCAACGCCCTGCGCGAGGCCGGGCACGTGCACGGGAAGGCCGGTCACGCGGGCGTCGTCTCCGACTGGCAGGACATGGAGAAGCAGCGCGGGATCTCGATCTCCTCCGCGGTGCTGCAGCTGTCCCACCGCGACCAGGTCGTCAACGTGGTCGACACCCCCGGTCACGCCGACTTCTCCGAAGACACCTACCGCGCCCTCACCGCGGTTGACGCGGTGATCATGCTGATCGACGCGGCCCGCGGCATGGAGGTGCAGACCCGCAAGCTCTTCGCCGTGTGCAAGGAGCGCGGCCTGCCCGTCATCACGGTCGTCAACAAGTGGGACCGTCCTGGCCGCGAGGCCCTGGAGCTGCTCGACGAGGTCGAGTCGGTCACCGGTCTCAAGCCCACCCCGATGACCTGGCCGGTCGGGATCGCGGGCGACTTCCGCGGTCTGCTCGAGCGCGGCACCGACGCGTACGTGAAGTACACCAAGGCCCCCGGCGGTGCCACCCGCGCACTGGAAGACCGGATGGACGCGCAGCAGGCGGCCGAGGTCGAGGGCGTGGCCTGGCAGCAGTCGGTCGAGGAGCACGAGCTGCTCTCGGCCACCGGCGCCGACCACGACGAGGAGGAGTTCCTGGCCTTCCGCACCACGCCGGTCTACTTCACGGCCGCCGTCGCGAACGTGGGCGTCGGGCAGGTGCTGGACGCCATCGTCGACGTCGCGCCCGCCCCGCACGACCAGCTCGACGTGGCCGGGCGCAGCCAGGCCCTGACGTCCAACTTCAGTGCCCAGGTGTTCAAGACCCAGACCGGGATGAACCCCGCCCACCGCGACCGGCTCGCGTTCGCGCGCGTCCAGACCGGTGTCTTCCACCGCGGCATGACGGTGCGCGACAACCGCAGCGGACGGCCGATGGTGCTCAAGCACGTGCAGACCGTCTTCGGTGCCGACCGTTCCACGGTCGACGTGGCCTGGCCCGGTGACGTGATCGGGCTGGTCAACGCCCGCCACGTCAACGTCGGCGACACCCTGTCCGAGGCGGGCAAGATCGCCTACCCGCCGCTGCCGGTGTTCGCCCCCGAGCACTTCCGCACCGTGCGCCCGGCCGACCTCAGCTTCGGCAAGCAGTTCCGGCAGGGCCTGCGCGAGCTGGATGCCGAGGGGGTCGTGCGGGTGCTGACCTCCGACTCACGCGGCGACGGGGAACCGGTCCTGAGCGCCGTCGGCGTGCTGCAGTTCGACGTGGTCCAGCACCGCATGACCCACGAGTACCGCTCGGCCGTGGTGTTCGGCGAGCTGCCCTTCTCGACGGCCCGGATCATCGACCCGGCCGACGCGCAGGTGGTGCGGGGGCACCGCGGCACCGAGGTGGTCTCGAACGCCGAGGGTCGCTTCTTCGCCCTGTTCACCGACGAGTGGCGGGTGCGCAGCTTCGAGCGCGACAACCCCGGGGTCAAGCTCCAGGAACTGGTCGTCACGAGCAACTGA
- a CDS encoding ABC transporter permease: MSTDFTIAAGADGTAPAQPVNPSPPGTPVASRLKPFLRPQIIGGSVVVLLWLLIIVFAGVLAPHDPMAASGPRLQAPSGAHWLGTDTLGRDVFSRVLYGARQSIPLAVLTLVISVVVGSLVGAIAGYFGGILDALVMRLADIVMAFPSILLAMAVTAALGPGLWHAFIAIVIVWWPIYARLMRGQVLSLKEREHVTAAKAIGLGPWKTLFKHIVPHSLTPVIVSATIDLGTIIIMIASLSFLGLGALPPSPEWGAMITEGASNFYQWWIATGPGVAMVSIVLAVNFLGDGLRDVLDVKTRTR; encoded by the coding sequence ATGTCCACCGACTTCACCATTGCCGCCGGCGCTGACGGAACTGCCCCGGCGCAGCCCGTGAACCCCTCCCCGCCGGGCACTCCCGTGGCCTCCCGACTCAAGCCGTTCCTGCGTCCGCAGATCATCGGCGGCTCCGTCGTCGTGCTGCTGTGGCTCCTGATCATCGTCTTCGCGGGCGTCCTGGCACCGCACGACCCGATGGCCGCCTCCGGCCCCCGTCTGCAGGCCCCCTCGGGCGCCCACTGGCTCGGCACCGACACCCTGGGCCGGGACGTGTTCTCCCGCGTGCTCTACGGGGCCCGGCAGTCGATCCCGCTGGCCGTGCTGACCCTCGTCATCTCGGTGGTCGTGGGCTCGCTGGTCGGAGCGATCGCCGGCTACTTCGGCGGCATTCTCGACGCCCTGGTCATGCGCCTGGCCGACATCGTGATGGCCTTCCCCTCGATCCTGCTGGCCATGGCCGTCACCGCCGCGCTCGGTCCCGGCCTGTGGCACGCCTTCATCGCCATCGTGATCGTCTGGTGGCCGATCTACGCCCGCCTGATGCGCGGGCAGGTGCTCTCCCTCAAGGAACGCGAACACGTCACCGCGGCGAAGGCCATCGGGCTGGGGCCGTGGAAGACCCTGTTCAAGCACATCGTCCCGCACTCGCTGACCCCCGTCATCGTCAGCGCCACGATCGACCTGGGCACGATCATCATCATGATCGCCTCGCTGAGTTTCCTCGGCCTGGGCGCCCTGCCGCCCTCCCCGGAGTGGGGCGCCATGATCACCGAGGGCGCCTCGAACTTCTACCAGTGGTGGATCGCCACCGGCCCGGGCGTCGCGATGGTCTCGATCGTCCTGGCCGTGAACTTCCTCGGCGACGGCCTGCGTGATGTGCTCGACGTGAAGACAAGGACCCGGTGA
- a CDS encoding sugar kinase — MTRIAVLGPHIVDVLGRPVTEIPPGQGGVLLEEIRMTVAGTGGGAAVDLAKLGWEVSSFAAVGADGLGVYLRSQLDLLGVDTRGLISRPGELTSSTILPIRPNGERPSLHVLGATASLQVDDVDWDAIARCGAVLFGGPETTPALLEPAGLDRLRALRAVGVKVFVDFLHGGDTAMLQTLADLWPLIDWLMPNDEQLRNLTGHQNLSDAARCLVDRGVGGVAVTMGGDGALLVRPGVPDVTVPAFATTVLDTTGCGDSFNAGMITGILHGCRAEDAALIGCACGSLVASGLGSDAGIVDLGGVLDVVRGQDPQAADRIAARVS; from the coding sequence ATGACCCGCATCGCCGTTCTCGGCCCTCACATCGTCGATGTGCTGGGCCGCCCGGTCACCGAAATACCTCCCGGACAGGGCGGGGTCCTGCTCGAGGAGATCCGGATGACGGTCGCCGGCACCGGTGGCGGGGCCGCGGTCGACCTGGCCAAACTGGGGTGGGAGGTCTCCTCGTTCGCGGCCGTGGGCGCCGACGGTCTGGGTGTCTACCTGCGCTCGCAGCTGGACCTGCTCGGGGTCGACACCCGGGGTCTGATCAGCCGTCCCGGCGAGCTGACCTCCTCGACGATCCTGCCGATCCGGCCCAACGGCGAGCGCCCCTCCCTGCACGTGCTCGGCGCCACCGCGAGCCTGCAGGTGGACGACGTGGACTGGGACGCCATCGCCCGGTGCGGGGCGGTGCTCTTCGGCGGTCCCGAGACCACGCCGGCCCTGCTGGAGCCGGCCGGCCTGGACCGGCTGCGGGCGTTGCGGGCCGTCGGGGTGAAGGTGTTCGTCGACTTCCTGCACGGCGGCGACACGGCCATGCTGCAGACCCTGGCCGACCTCTGGCCGCTGATCGACTGGCTCATGCCCAACGACGAGCAGTTGCGCAATCTCACGGGCCACCAGAATCTTTCGGACGCGGCCCGCTGCCTGGTCGATCGGGGTGTGGGTGGGGTGGCGGTCACCATGGGCGGTGACGGCGCCCTGCTGGTGCGCCCGGGCGTGCCCGACGTGACCGTGCCGGCGTTCGCCACCACGGTCCTGGACACCACCGGCTGCGGTGATTCGTTCAACGCGGGCATGATCACCGGCATCCTGCACGGCTGCCGGGCCGAGGACGCGGCGCTGATCGGGTGCGCGTGTGGTTCCCTGGTTGCTTCCGGTCTCGGATCCGACGCCGGGATCGTCGATCTGGGCGGGGTTCTCGACGTCGTGCGCGGCCAGGACCCGCAGGCCGCCGACCGCATCGCCGCGCGGGTCTCCTGA
- a CDS encoding ABC transporter ATP-binding protein has product MSTHLLEIRDLSVVFRTSRGDVEAVRSASLSVAAGATVALVGQSGSGKSTLTSALNRLLAGNGRVTQGSVTFDGTDLLALSERQMSGIRGRQIGLVPQDPMSNLNPLLSVGRQISEVFTIHQVAGRKEAKRRAIELLDMVGIPDAARRYGQYPHELSGGMRQRVLIAIGLACRPKLLIADEPTSALDVTVQKKILDELSSLTASMGTAVIMVTHDLALAAERADHVVVMNRGAIVESGPAAQVLKNPQDEYTRRLIAAAPSLTTTSLVTTGPEKDGAPLVEAAALTRDYATRSGILGRAGTFRAVDQVSFRIPRGRTVGIVGESGSGKSTTAKMILRLEDASAGDIYFKKDDVTRLSGRKLTSFRRRVQPVFQNPYAALDSRQTIGEAIREPLDVHQVGIPAERSERVSLLLEQVALDPSYASRYPHELSGGQRQRVAIARALALEPELVVLDEAVSALDVLVQAQILELLVDLQARLGLSYLFISHDLAVVRMICHQIHVMKSGQVVESGTPEQIFENPQHEYTKTLLAAIPTGHH; this is encoded by the coding sequence GTGAGCACGCATCTCCTCGAGATCCGCGACCTGAGCGTCGTCTTCCGCACCTCCCGGGGCGACGTGGAGGCGGTGCGCTCGGCCAGTCTCAGCGTCGCCGCCGGGGCCACCGTCGCCCTGGTCGGTCAGTCCGGCTCCGGCAAGTCCACGCTCACCTCGGCGCTGAACCGGCTGCTGGCCGGGAACGGCCGGGTCACCCAGGGGTCGGTCACCTTCGACGGCACCGACCTGCTGGCCCTGTCGGAGCGGCAGATGAGCGGGATCCGCGGCCGGCAGATCGGCCTGGTGCCGCAGGACCCGATGTCGAACCTGAACCCGCTGCTGAGCGTCGGGCGCCAGATCAGCGAGGTCTTCACGATCCACCAGGTGGCCGGGCGCAAGGAGGCCAAGCGGCGGGCGATCGAACTGCTCGACATGGTCGGCATTCCCGACGCCGCACGCCGCTACGGCCAGTACCCGCACGAGCTCTCCGGCGGCATGCGCCAGCGGGTGCTGATCGCGATCGGGCTGGCCTGCCGGCCGAAACTCCTGATCGCCGACGAGCCCACCTCGGCCCTCGACGTGACCGTGCAGAAGAAGATCCTCGACGAGCTCTCCTCGCTGACCGCCTCGATGGGTACGGCGGTCATCATGGTCACGCACGACCTGGCGCTGGCTGCCGAGCGGGCCGATCACGTGGTGGTGATGAACCGCGGCGCGATCGTGGAGTCCGGGCCGGCGGCCCAGGTACTGAAGAACCCGCAGGACGAGTACACCCGGCGGCTGATCGCGGCGGCCCCCAGCCTCACCACCACATCCCTGGTGACGACCGGCCCCGAGAAGGACGGCGCCCCCCTGGTCGAGGCGGCGGCCCTGACCCGGGACTACGCGACGCGTTCGGGAATCCTCGGGCGTGCCGGTACCTTCCGGGCGGTCGACCAGGTGAGCTTCCGCATCCCGCGGGGCCGCACGGTCGGGATCGTGGGGGAGAGCGGCTCGGGCAAGTCGACCACGGCCAAGATGATCCTGCGCCTGGAGGATGCCAGCGCCGGCGACATCTACTTCAAGAAGGACGACGTGACCCGGTTGTCGGGCCGCAAGCTGACGTCGTTCCGCCGCCGGGTCCAGCCGGTGTTCCAGAATCCTTACGCGGCATTGGATTCCCGGCAGACGATCGGCGAGGCCATCCGCGAGCCGCTGGATGTGCACCAGGTCGGCATCCCGGCCGAGCGCAGCGAGCGGGTGAGCCTGCTGCTGGAGCAGGTGGCCCTCGACCCCTCGTACGCCTCCCGCTACCCGCACGAACTCTCCGGCGGTCAGCGCCAGCGCGTGGCGATCGCCCGGGCCCTGGCCCTGGAACCGGAGCTGGTCGTGCTCGACGAGGCGGTCTCGGCGCTGGACGTGCTGGTGCAGGCCCAGATCCTGGAACTGCTCGTCGACCTGCAGGCCCGGCTGGGCCTGAGCTACCTGTTCATCAGTCACGACCTGGCCGTCGTGCGGATGATCTGCCACCAGATCCACGTGATGAAGTCCGGTCAGGTGGTCGAGAGCGGCACCCCGGAGCAGATCTTCGAGAACCCGCAGCACGAGTACACCAAGACCCTCCTGGCCGCGATCCCGACCGGGCACCACTGA